One window of Akkermansia biwaensis genomic DNA carries:
- the ccsA gene encoding cytochrome c biogenesis protein CcsA, which translates to MNRHREHTEAAWRKYGRKLWKFGGSYGLGIALMLILLVLTFAGTLHQVRLAPSLGSEAAIESFFGAPYVLIPLGGEHSLISLPLPGMGITCALLFVNLLLGGMFRVRWTWRHAGILIAHGGILLLLAGIMLGNRMTVAVDQVELPQGDRMHERELPFDIRLNRFVPEFYPGTSKPKSYESQVTIFPESGGHYDAVIRMNEPLRVSGWTLYQMSWGQDSLHPGRLISILRASHNPLEQMPKWSSYIIAVGLLWHFALVFGRYLRRKPEQKQEKEPVPEQSRGNADGAGKGKRWRLVGICVLVAGIFAVGMLAARPSVHTVRVERYTPWSSSLVEKVEGMAVQDGGRVKPASTYAGFHLLRTLGRRSFSIETPDGGKKLTPVEWMLDCMFRPEFAEQYPVFLVNREEVVRRLHLPDQADKRKKYSYAQIAGQWEEMSRAVREIRMLGETQLTEAQKEILALSRNFDVVRGWMLGSRIMLEDPAAMERMEFPRWFPASGRDEEQEWTAVPGKGAGAFLAMASLMERKAIEEEGPKGGELRAKAENLLMERLVQPNEAASAGERNALNREIFYYRLDPLYVSLAVFVAAFVFLVVCALFRPMRNAPFWRRFLRPGGFSPAWILGAAGAAVLVAALTIRVLITMRSPVGNTYETIAFIACMGVICALVAELFSKKGIVLAAGLILGALSCQMGIMYESSQAVDHMDPLVAILRSNFLLSTHVITIVLGYAAGLLAAVLSHVYLLASPLRLIGRKTEQSLDRMAYGILCFSLVFTLVGTVFGGIWGNESWGRFWGWDPKENGALMIVLWQLVVLHARKAGWLSPWLLHFSNVLGGVIIAFAWWGVNMLGVGLHSYGFTSGRNALDIFYWSEAVLCVLFIILHYRALQQAEMR; encoded by the coding sequence ATGAACAGGCACAGGGAACATACGGAAGCGGCGTGGAGGAAATACGGCCGGAAACTCTGGAAATTCGGCGGCAGCTACGGGCTGGGAATCGCCCTGATGCTCATCCTGCTGGTGCTGACATTTGCCGGTACCCTGCACCAGGTCCGGCTGGCTCCCTCCCTGGGATCGGAGGCGGCCATAGAATCCTTCTTCGGCGCTCCCTACGTGCTCATTCCCCTGGGCGGGGAGCACTCCCTCATTTCCCTGCCGCTGCCCGGCATGGGCATTACATGCGCCCTGCTGTTCGTCAACCTGCTCCTGGGCGGCATGTTCCGCGTGAGATGGACGTGGAGGCATGCGGGCATCCTGATTGCCCACGGCGGAATCCTCCTTCTGCTGGCCGGCATCATGCTGGGCAACAGAATGACCGTGGCCGTGGACCAGGTGGAACTGCCGCAGGGCGACCGCATGCATGAGCGGGAGCTTCCCTTTGACATCCGCCTCAACCGCTTTGTGCCGGAATTCTACCCCGGAACGTCCAAGCCTAAATCCTATGAATCCCAGGTGACCATTTTTCCGGAATCCGGCGGCCATTATGACGCCGTCATCCGGATGAACGAACCGCTGCGGGTATCCGGCTGGACCCTGTACCAGATGAGCTGGGGGCAGGACTCTTTGCATCCCGGCAGGCTGATATCCATTCTCCGCGCCTCCCACAATCCGCTGGAACAAATGCCCAAATGGTCTTCCTACATCATTGCCGTGGGGTTGTTGTGGCATTTTGCCCTGGTCTTCGGGAGGTACCTGCGCCGCAAGCCGGAACAAAAGCAGGAAAAGGAACCCGTTCCGGAACAATCCAGAGGAAACGCGGATGGTGCCGGGAAGGGGAAACGCTGGCGTCTGGTCGGCATTTGCGTGCTGGTGGCCGGAATCTTCGCCGTCGGCATGCTGGCGGCCAGGCCGTCCGTCCATACGGTCCGCGTGGAACGCTATACGCCCTGGTCCTCCTCCCTGGTGGAAAAGGTGGAGGGCATGGCCGTTCAGGATGGTGGCCGCGTCAAGCCCGCCTCCACGTATGCCGGGTTCCATCTGCTCCGGACGCTGGGCAGGAGAAGCTTCTCCATAGAAACGCCGGACGGCGGGAAAAAACTCACTCCGGTGGAATGGATGCTGGACTGCATGTTCAGGCCGGAATTTGCGGAGCAATACCCGGTATTCCTGGTCAACCGGGAGGAAGTGGTGCGCCGCCTGCACCTGCCGGACCAGGCGGACAAGCGGAAAAAATACTCCTATGCCCAGATTGCCGGACAGTGGGAGGAAATGTCCCGTGCCGTGAGGGAAATCCGGATGCTGGGGGAAACGCAGCTCACGGAGGCGCAGAAGGAAATCCTGGCGCTTTCCCGCAACTTTGACGTGGTGCGCGGCTGGATGCTCGGTTCCCGCATCATGCTGGAAGACCCCGCTGCCATGGAACGGATGGAATTCCCCCGCTGGTTCCCGGCATCCGGACGGGATGAAGAACAGGAGTGGACCGCCGTTCCGGGCAAGGGCGCCGGAGCTTTTCTGGCCATGGCTTCCCTGATGGAGCGCAAGGCCATTGAGGAAGAAGGGCCGAAAGGCGGAGAGCTGCGCGCCAAGGCGGAAAACCTGCTGATGGAACGGCTGGTACAGCCGAATGAAGCCGCTTCCGCCGGGGAACGGAATGCCCTGAACCGGGAAATCTTCTATTACCGTCTTGACCCGCTGTATGTTTCCCTGGCTGTCTTTGTGGCCGCCTTTGTCTTCCTGGTGGTCTGCGCGCTGTTCCGCCCCATGCGGAATGCTCCGTTCTGGAGGCGTTTTCTGCGGCCCGGCGGTTTCAGCCCGGCGTGGATTTTGGGAGCGGCGGGCGCGGCCGTTCTGGTGGCCGCCCTGACCATACGCGTGCTGATCACCATGAGGTCCCCGGTAGGCAATACCTATGAAACCATCGCCTTCATCGCCTGCATGGGCGTGATCTGCGCGCTGGTAGCGGAACTCTTCAGCAAAAAGGGAATTGTGCTGGCGGCCGGGTTGATCCTGGGGGCGCTCTCCTGCCAGATGGGCATCATGTATGAATCTTCCCAGGCCGTGGACCACATGGACCCGCTCGTGGCCATCCTGCGTTCCAACTTCCTGCTTTCCACCCACGTCATCACCATCGTCCTGGGGTATGCGGCCGGACTGCTGGCGGCGGTGCTTTCCCATGTATATCTGCTGGCCTCCCCCCTGCGCCTGATCGGCCGGAAAACGGAGCAATCCCTGGACCGCATGGCATACGGCATCCTGTGCTTCTCCCTGGTCTTCACGCTGGTGGGCACTGTCTTCGGCGGTATCTGGGGCAATGAATCCTGGGGGCGCTTCTGGGGATGGGACCCCAAGGAGAACGGAGCATTGATGATCGTGCTGTGGCAGTTGGTCGTGCTTCATGCCAGAAAGGCGGGGTGGCTTTCTCCGTGGCTTCTCCACTTCAGCAACGTGCTTGGCGGCGTCATCATCGCCTTTGCGTGGTGGGGCGTGAACATGCTGGGGGTGGGGCTGCATTCCTACGGCTTCACATCCGGGCGGAATGCCCTGGACATCTTCTATTGGTCGGAAGCCGTGCTTTGCGTCCTCTTCATTATCCTGCATTACCGCGCCCTCCAGCAGGCGGAGATGAGGTAA